Proteins encoded in a region of the Paramagnetospirillum magneticum AMB-1 genome:
- a CDS encoding lysophospholipid acyltransferase family protein codes for MGLAKRIGKSEWLRGALCWLGSLYIRLVHLTGRWSVVNGGHAQALWDQGKPFILAFWHGRILMMPKSWRQSVPIHMLISQHRDGQLIARTVSHFGIETVQGSTTRGGSAALRAMLKFLKSGECVGITPDGPKGPRMRASDGIVAVARLAGVPILPATFATSRRTLLGSWDRFAVAQPFSRGVFVWGDPILVAKDADEAAMEAARRAVEDSLNAITRDADARVGQTSPEPAAAEGAP; via the coding sequence ATGGGCCTGGCCAAGCGCATCGGCAAGAGCGAATGGCTGCGCGGCGCCCTGTGCTGGCTGGGTTCCCTCTATATCCGCCTCGTCCATCTCACCGGACGCTGGAGCGTGGTCAATGGCGGCCATGCCCAGGCGCTGTGGGATCAGGGCAAGCCCTTCATTCTGGCCTTCTGGCACGGCCGTATCCTGATGATGCCTAAGTCCTGGCGCCAAAGCGTTCCCATCCACATGCTGATCAGCCAGCATCGCGACGGCCAGCTGATCGCCCGCACAGTCTCGCATTTCGGCATCGAGACGGTGCAGGGCTCGACCACGCGGGGTGGCAGCGCGGCGCTGCGGGCCATGCTGAAATTCCTCAAATCCGGCGAATGCGTCGGCATCACCCCCGATGGCCCCAAGGGACCGCGCATGCGCGCCTCGGACGGCATCGTGGCGGTGGCCCGGCTGGCCGGGGTCCCTATCCTGCCCGCCACCTTTGCCACCAGCCGCCGGACATTGCTGGGCAGCTGGGACCGCTTTGCCGTGGCCCAGCCGTTCTCACGGGGGGTCTTCGTCTGGGGCGACCCCATTCTGGTCGCCAAGGATGCCGACGAGGCCGCCATGGAAGCGGCCCGCCGGGCGGTGGAAGACAGCCTCAACGCCATCACCCGGGACGCCGATGCCCGCGTGGGCCAGACCTCGCCCGAGCCGGCTGCGGCTGAGGGGGCGCCATGA